One genomic region from Oncorhynchus masou masou isolate Uvic2021 unplaced genomic scaffold, UVic_Omas_1.1 unplaced_scaffold_2105, whole genome shotgun sequence encodes:
- the LOC135532908 gene encoding GTPase HRas-like isoform X1, translated as MTEYKLVVVGAGGVGKSALTIQLIQNHFVDEYDPTIEDSYRKQVVIDGETCLLDILDTAGQEEYSAMRDQYMRTGEGFLCVFAINNIKSFEDVHLYREQINRVKDSDSVPMVLVGNKSDLGSRSVESRQAQELARGYGVPFVETSAKTRQGVEEAFYSLVREIRRYKETNRSNKKSKKSTQRRCTIL; from the exons ATGACTGAGTATAAGCTTGTTGTGGTGGGTGCTGGAGGTGTTGGGAAGAGTGCCTTAACTATCCAGCTCATCCAGAATCACTTTGTGGATGAATATGACCCCACCATCGAG GACTCGTACAGGAAGCAGGTGGTGATTGACGGGGAGACGTGTCTGCTGGACATCCTGGACACAGCAGGTCAGGAGGAGTACAGCGCCATGAGGGACCAGTACATGAGGACAGGGGAAGGCTTCCTTTGTGTGTTCGCCATCAACAACATCAAGTCCTTTGAGGACGTTCACCTGTACAg AGAACAGATCAACAGGGTGAAGGACAGTGACAGTGTGCCTATGGTGCTGGTGGGGAACAAGAGTGACCTGGGGAGTCGGAGCGTGGagagcaggcaggctcaggaacTGGCCCGCGGCTATGGTGTGCCCTTCGTGGAGACCTCTGCCAAAACCAGACAG GGAGTGGAGGAGGCGTTCTACTCTCTAGTCAGAGAGATCAGGAGGTATAAGGAAACCAACCGCAGCAACAAGAAGAGCAAGAAAAGCACTCAGAGACGTTGCACCATtctataa
- the LOC135532908 gene encoding GTPase HRas-like isoform X3, whose translation MTEYKLVVVGAGGVGKSALTIQLIQNHFVDEYDPTIEDSYRKQVVIDGETCLLDILDTAGQEEYSAMRDQYMRTGEGFLCVFAINNIKSFEDVHLYREQINRVKDSDSVPMVLVGNKSDLGSRSVESRQAQELARGYGVPFVETSAKTRQAGMLK comes from the exons ATGACTGAGTATAAGCTTGTTGTGGTGGGTGCTGGAGGTGTTGGGAAGAGTGCCTTAACTATCCAGCTCATCCAGAATCACTTTGTGGATGAATATGACCCCACCATCGAG GACTCGTACAGGAAGCAGGTGGTGATTGACGGGGAGACGTGTCTGCTGGACATCCTGGACACAGCAGGTCAGGAGGAGTACAGCGCCATGAGGGACCAGTACATGAGGACAGGGGAAGGCTTCCTTTGTGTGTTCGCCATCAACAACATCAAGTCCTTTGAGGACGTTCACCTGTACAg AGAACAGATCAACAGGGTGAAGGACAGTGACAGTGTGCCTATGGTGCTGGTGGGGAACAAGAGTGACCTGGGGAGTCGGAGCGTGGagagcaggcaggctcaggaacTGGCCCGCGGCTATGGTGTGCCCTTCGTGGAGACCTCTGCCAAAACCAGACAG GCGGGAATGTTGAAGTAG
- the LOC135532908 gene encoding GTPase KRas-like isoform X2 translates to MSCFHICRHWFGEKLWSCHLIDSYRKQVVIDGETCLLDILDTAGQEEYSAMRDQYMRTGEGFLCVFAINNIKSFEDVHLYREQINRVKDSDSVPMVLVGNKSDLGSRSVESRQAQELARGYGVPFVETSAKTRQGVEEAFYSLVREIRRYKETNRSNKKSKKSTQRRCTIL, encoded by the exons ATGAGCTGTTTCcacatatgtagacactggtttGGTGAAAAGTTGTGGAGTTGCCATTTAATA GACTCGTACAGGAAGCAGGTGGTGATTGACGGGGAGACGTGTCTGCTGGACATCCTGGACACAGCAGGTCAGGAGGAGTACAGCGCCATGAGGGACCAGTACATGAGGACAGGGGAAGGCTTCCTTTGTGTGTTCGCCATCAACAACATCAAGTCCTTTGAGGACGTTCACCTGTACAg AGAACAGATCAACAGGGTGAAGGACAGTGACAGTGTGCCTATGGTGCTGGTGGGGAACAAGAGTGACCTGGGGAGTCGGAGCGTGGagagcaggcaggctcaggaacTGGCCCGCGGCTATGGTGTGCCCTTCGTGGAGACCTCTGCCAAAACCAGACAG GGAGTGGAGGAGGCGTTCTACTCTCTAGTCAGAGAGATCAGGAGGTATAAGGAAACCAACCGCAGCAACAAGAAGAGCAAGAAAAGCACTCAGAGACGTTGCACCATtctataa